The following proteins are encoded in a genomic region of Candidatus Rokuibacteriota bacterium:
- a CDS encoding zinc-binding dehydrogenase encodes MKALVLRAPGAPFALEVVPDPVAAPGEAVARVLACGAGLTIQHYKAGRTPLAYPRIIGHEITGEIVEVGAGVSGLAVGDPVTAYYYLFCGRCRMCLGNLEPLCERSGGNVGKECDGGYAEYVSLPAHNFLRLPEGLDHRAHPAEIGVISDALATPYKVNRRTRTRPGETVAVFGAGGGLGIHQILLSRWAGARVIAVDTAAGKFEACRRAGAEAVVDASRQDVVEALRELTGGRGVDVAVDYVSSSATLEQAVKALAVKGRMVTLGGAGKVFRVDAMQMLLGELDLLGSRYVTRSEVLDTLALVARGEVWPIVSEICPMAEAEALHERLERGTIVGRAALLIG; translated from the coding sequence CGGTGGCGCGGGTCCTGGCCTGCGGGGCGGGCCTCACCATCCAGCACTACAAGGCCGGCCGCACTCCGCTCGCCTATCCGCGCATCATCGGCCACGAGATCACCGGCGAGATCGTCGAGGTGGGTGCGGGCGTGAGCGGGCTCGCGGTGGGCGACCCCGTGACCGCCTACTACTACCTCTTCTGCGGCCGGTGCCGCATGTGCCTCGGCAATCTCGAGCCGCTCTGCGAGCGCTCGGGCGGCAATGTCGGCAAGGAGTGCGACGGCGGCTACGCGGAGTACGTCAGCCTCCCTGCCCACAACTTCCTGCGGCTGCCGGAGGGGCTCGACCACCGGGCGCATCCGGCCGAGATCGGCGTCATCTCGGATGCCCTCGCCACCCCGTACAAGGTCAACCGCCGGACGCGCACCCGGCCCGGCGAGACGGTGGCGGTGTTCGGCGCCGGCGGGGGCCTCGGCATCCACCAGATCCTGCTGTCCAGGTGGGCCGGCGCCCGGGTGATCGCCGTGGACACGGCTGCCGGGAAATTCGAGGCGTGCCGCCGGGCCGGCGCCGAGGCCGTAGTGGACGCCAGCCGCCAGGACGTGGTGGAGGCCCTCAGGGAGCTGACCGGCGGCCGCGGCGTCGACGTGGCGGTGGACTACGTCTCGTCCAGCGCGACGCTCGAGCAGGCCGTCAAGGCGCTGGCCGTCAAGGGGCGCATGGTCACCCTCGGCGGCGCCGGCAAGGTCTTCCGCGTGGATGCCATGCAGATGCTCCTCGGGGAGCTGGACCTCCTCGGCAGCCGCTACGTGACGCGCTCGGAGGTCCTGGACACCCTGGCCCTGGTCGCCCGCGGCGAGGTGTGGCCCATCGTCAGCGAGATCTGCCCCATGGCCGAGGCCGAGGCCCTGCACGAGCGGCTCGAGCGGGGTACCATCGTCGGCCGCGCGGCCCTCCTCATCGGGTAG